AAGTGTACAAGGGTAAGGAGTGGAAAGACCTCATGTGGAGGGCTGCATCGGTGTACACAATTCCTGAATTTGACCAAGCTATGGAGGCCATTAAATCAATTGATGAGGAAGCATATGAGTATTTGATGAGTGAACAACCCTCAACATGGGCTAGGTGCATGTATGGAACAAGGTCTAAATGCAATCGAATGGACAATAACACAAGTGAAGCATTCAATAGAGCAATCAAAGATGCAAGGGACCAACCAATACTGACCATGGCTGAAAGTATTAGAAGGTACCTAATGACAAGGTTGCAAACAAGAAATCAATTGTGCCAAGGCTGGAAGGGTAATGTATGTCCAAGAATTAGAAGAAGGGTTGAGAAAGCATGCAAGTTAATGGGGGAGTGTGAGGTGATTTACAGTGGTGGCAGAATATTCGAAGTACTTACTGTACTTAGGACCCATGTTGTGGACATAGGAGAGAGAACATGCACATGTAGGAAGTGGGATGTCAGTGGGATACCATGTTCACATGGTATGGCTGCAATAATAGAAGATAAAAGTGACCCATTGGACTATGTTGATGAGTGCTTCCATATAAGTACATTTGCCAAGATATACAACTTCATCATCAAACCAATTCCTGACCAAACAATGTGGGTTCATACAGAATTTGATCCTATAGGTCCTCCCCCTTTAAGAAAGAAGAGTGGTAGACCCAAGAAGAATAGAAGGAAAGGGCTTGATGAACCAAAGAAACCCAATGGAGGTGTTAGGAAGTATTACACAACTCTCAAGTGTAGCATATGCAAGCAGCCGGGACATAATGCCAGAACATGCCTTCAAAAGGCTAACAGCACTACAGTTGACCAAGTAaggaaaattcaatttttttaccatattcctttattattttttaaggcATATTTGAAATGTTACTTAAATTTGATGTACAGGAATGTCAAGTGGCAATGGAAACAGCAATGGTTGGAGGACATGAAATTGAAGTGGCAGGGGAAACAAGAGCCAATAGTGGGAGAGGTAGTGGTAGAGgaaggagaggaagaggaaggaagaCTGGTAAAGGAGGTAGAGGAGGTAAAAGTGCTAGAGGAGAGAAGACTGGTACAGGAAGTGGTGCAATGGTGGTTGGAGGCACAGGAAGAGGTGGTGATCCTTCATCAAAGTATGGCACTATTGCCCcaaggggaagaggaagaggaagaggtggaACCACTGCTCCACTTCCTGGAATTGTGATTAGAGAAACAAATCCTAACACTAGGGTGGATATTGGTACAAACAAAGGTGTAAACTGTGAGAAGGGTAAACAGCCCATAGTTTGTAGAGGTAAAGCACCAATAACAAGGATTGGAGGTGCTCCAAGGGTGGGTTTGCCAACACCACAGGTAATACACTAACCTCATGCCCATACTTTACAATTTAGTCCATACAATAAGCTAAGTTATGCATGGTGTTAATGTAGGGATGGAGAAGATCCACAAGGATGGGGAATGCCATATTTTGGACTCAACCACAAACTTCATCTGCAGCATCatgtggcagtggtggtggaagtggtagTACCACAATGCCAAGCACTCAACCATCAAGTTCAACCCCAAGTACCCAAAAATCAGCCACTTGAATCTGCTTTAGGAAATGGATTAGGATAAGTCTTTTGGTGTAGGATAAGTCTTTTGGAAACAATGTGTAATGTTTACACACAGTTGGAACAATGTGTAATCCATTAACTAGAATCCACATATTTCTTTTATGGGTTGGAACTACTGAATGAAATGAATGCAATGTAACCTTTTGAAttcaatgaatgaatgaatgaaatgtaaccttttggtaCCTCTATTGGTGTTGTTCTTCTATTAGTACTTTCAAACTGGTGTTGTTGTTCTGTTAGTCCAGCTGCCACTGTTGTCTTGGTACATAAAAAATGTGTTATGCTATTGCTATTGTTGTCCAGTTTTATGGTGGTCTGTTATTGATCTTGTTGTTGCTGTCATGGGATACCTGTTATGACTGTTATGGCTACCTGTTCTGTTGTTTTTCTGCTGTTATAGCAGCCCTGTTCTGCTGCTGTTCCGCTGGTAATGATGGACTGGACTGCTCTATTATGGACTGGCTGTCTGTTCTACTTCTGTTCTGCTCTGTTATACCAGGAATGGACTGCTGTTCTGCTGATTGTAGGTACTGATTGCAGCTCCATTTTGCTCTGATTATGTTTTATTGCAATGCTTCTAGTACTTGTGTTAGTTTTGTATGTGTAATAAGTAATGAAAAGGGAGATGCAGCCTCTGAGAGTGAGCTGCCCCATTCTGCTCTGGTTATGTTTTCTTTGTTGCCCTTAATCTGAAAGCTTTCTTTTCCCAAATGTAGTGGAACTTGGTAGTTGAAGTTTGTGTTTTGTGCTAGGTGGTTATTTCAGTGGAATGGGTTTGAGGTTTaattgctgctgcttcttcttctgttCATTCATTTCCTTCTTCTGTTTTCTTTGTTGCCCTTGCTTGGGCTATGTCTCTGGTATTCAAGTCTGGACTCTACATAGTTTTCATATATGAACATCTGCATTTAAAAGCCATGAAATACCATAGTGGAACATGCATGCTTTTCATTCA
This DNA window, taken from Rhododendron vialii isolate Sample 1 chromosome 8a, ASM3025357v1, encodes the following:
- the LOC131299018 gene encoding uncharacterized protein LOC131299018 — its product is MVVGGTGRGGDPSSKYGTIAPRGRGRGRGGTTAPLPGIVIRETNPNTRVDIGTNKGVNCEKGKQPIVCRGKAPITRIGGAPRVGLPTPQGWRRSTRMGNAIFWTQPQTSSAASCGSGGGSGSTTMPSTQPSSSTPSTQKSAT